The Montipora foliosa isolate CH-2021 chromosome 6, ASM3666993v2, whole genome shotgun sequence genome includes the window TAGGCAAAAGtctattttgccaaaaattgattCGAGACTGGGCTTATGATAAATTGTTCCAGGCTAACGAAACTGAGGAAGTGCCTGATTTCAAGTTTGTCTACTTGTTGACTTTCCGTCAATTGAATTTGCTCGGTGATGAGCCCATTaacttgaaagaactcttgggtCGTTCTTCGATCTTGGATGAACAAGCGAGTCTTGATGATACGTTGTTTGAATTCATTATGAGTCACCCTGAGGAggttttaataattattgacggGTTTGACGAATGTTCAAAGAAAAACTTCGTAACTAGCTTGTCGCATGAAAGATATTCCAACAGCGCAGACGAGAAAATGCCCGCAGCCGCACTATGTGCCAAACTTATGAGAGGACATCTCTTAAGAGAATCTGTTCTCATGATTACATCCAGGCCTAATGAATCGGATCAGTTGAAAGGAATTCACTTTGATCGAAACGTGGAGATTACAGGGTTTTCTGAACAGCAGGTGTTAGATTACATTGAAAAGTATTTCCAAGAAAATGAAAGCATGAAAAGTGTCGTGCTTGAGCACATCAGTAGGAATAAGGATCTTGTAAGCTTTGCTCACATTCCAGTGCTTTGCGCTTTAATGTGTTGCTATATGGAATATATTCTGACTGAATCGAACGACACTTGCAATCTCCCTGTCTCCAAAAGTGACCTGTATCATGCAGTTGTAACCACATATCAACAGAAGCATGACAAGGAGAGGAAGGTATCAACGCTGGATAAGTTATCGGAAATTGCAGCTCAGTTCCTTTTGGAGAAGAAGTTTCTTTTTGTTGACGAAGACTTGGAAACGTTATCTTCCCAAGAAATCGAGGCCCTGAAAACAAGCGGCCTTCTTCATTGTGGCCCTTCGTTTCGAGTGTCGTTTGCACAaacaataaaatacttttcGTTTGCTCACCTGACTCTCCAGGAGTACTTAGCTGCTTGCTGGTTtgtgaaaagaagagaaatccCCTTGAAAGGCAGCGTATCCGCCGAGGTAGTGCAATTCATGGCTGGAATTCTATCGAAGGATAAAGACAGCAATTTCATGGAAAAGTTGCTTCAGGAAGTTCCTTTCTCAAGCGAATCCCAAGCATGCCTTATAAGAGCAAAGTGCCTCGTCGAATATGGAGACAAGGAATTTGCAAGAAATTCCATAACAAACTTTTCCCATTTGTACCCGCTTCACTTCGAGGAAATAAATGATGTAGACTGCCTTGCGGTATCTTTTTTGCTTGACATCATGAGCGCATCGATTGAGGAGATATCTACTACAACCAAACGTACAAAGGCATGGAAACATCGATATCGTTGTATGTATAGGTCCTTGCATATCACGTCTTCGACTCTTCAACCACAAGGCGTAAAAAGAATCTGGGAATCACTTAAAAATGACTCCTGCCCGGTCAGAAAGTTGCACTTGTCAGATTTTCGACTTGTTCACAAAGATTCCTCTGCAGAGTGTATGACTGAAGCCTTTAGTAAATTAACAGAGTTGTTCATTTGCGACAAAGATTTTGGAGAAGTAGCCGTTTTCACACTTTTTTCTGCACTGAAATCACGAAACTGTAACTTGTCCACACTATCTATTCGCCACAATCACATGAGCAATATCCGATTCGCTATTCTGTGTCAAGTATTACAAGACCCAGGCTGCAAAGTTACTACTCTGAGTTTGAGTGACTGCTTCATTAACGATGCCCTTCTTGAAACACTTAGCGAAGCTTTATCAGCTCCGACGTGCGGAATAACCGCTCTAAATCTCGGCAATAACGTGATAACCGATGCCGGTGTCGCAAGACTCAGTCAAGCTTTACAGGAGCCAAGTTGCAAGGTAACCTCGGTAGATTTGAGTACCAATCGGATCACTAGTAATGGCGTCGCTACACTTTCTGAAGCATTACGGGCGCCAAGCTGCAAAGTAACCGTGGTGAATCTCAGAGGAAACCTCTTCGTTGATGCCGGTACTGCCAAATTGTGTGAAGCGTTTGTTGAGCGGACATGCAATGTTACCACCGTAAATCTTAGAGGTAATCGCATCACCGATGCCGGTGCTTTCAGTCTGAGTCAAGCATTACAGTCGCCATTCTGCAAAGTAACCTTCTTAGATCTGACTGGTAATCAGATCACTGATACTGGTGTTGAAGCTATTTGTCAAGCGTTCCAGGCGCCAAACTGCaaaataacttttgtaaatCTGACAGGTAATCGTATCACCGATGCCGGTGTTGCCAGCTTAAGCCACGCATTACAAACGCCGAGTTGCAAGTTAACCATCTTAAATCTAAGAGGCAATCGTATTACCGATGCTGGTGTTGCCAGTTTGAGTCAAGCACTATCAGCAGAAAGTTGTAAGTTAACAGAATTAGATTTGACTGGTATTAAGATCACAGACGTCGGGGTGGCCAGTCTATGTCGAGCATTACAGGTGGTAAGCAGCAAATTAACCCAGGTAAATCTAACTGGTAATCGAATCACAGATGCCGGTGTTATTGGACTTTGCCAAGCATTGCAGGCACCAAACAACAAGGTAACTACATTGGATCTGACTGGCATACCGATCACCGATGAAGGCATCCTAGGTCTCTGTCAAGCGCTACAGTCGCAAAGTTGCAAATTACGTACTGTAAATCTAACAGGAAAGGGCATAACCGATGCAGGTTTTGCCAGTCTCTGTCAAGCTTTGCAGGTGCCGAGCTGTCAAGTAACCACTTTAAACCTTCAGGGTAATCAATCACATGAGCGTTCCATGACTATTTCAAAGATTACACACGCAAGGAAGCTACAAAATGAGTCAAGTCAAGCAGCGGCCTTTCTAAGAAGTGAACGCCCTTGATCATTTAACATACAGAGCTGCAATGAATCCGAACTGAACCCTTCTCGAGAGCTTTAATCAAGCAAAGACAGATACCCAAACAAGAAACATTTTATTTGATCAAACTGAAACAAAGGTGCACCTAGTCCCTAGTCTCCCCTCTGAGAGATATGAGAGCAATTTATCTCCATACGAGGTTAACTATAACTGGCAATGCATTTCATTGCGAGTTTACTACATTGTTGAATCTAATGAACATTTTTATTCGTTGAATTGTCGAGTGAACTCAAGTGAACTCAAGAGATTGCAAAACTACTGATGAGGAGAGGGGTATCGTAGATTTAGAGTTTCCTGACTTGATACCAGCCCTTACCGGGATGAGGCGCGTGAAATGAATAACGGGAGCAACTCCATGAAAACACCTGAAACAAAATGAGATCTAACTTCTGCTTTATAAAGTTTTATTTGCGCACTCTATCTAACCTCTTCAGGAGCGACAAAGTTTGTACATATTTTCCATACTAAAAAAAGCCATAATAGCTGAATAAATAACGtgttaaagtaatttcttttcatttcattaatttcTTATAAAAAGAAAGTGGGGTcgcaaaaatttgttttccagAGATTTGCGTCAAAATAGTGGCAAAAGTACTGTGCAACCAAGATTAACGATTTCAGATTCAATCTATAGGAGTGAAACACAGGTACAATATTACAAAAATCTGTGGGACGGTTTCCTGCAATTTTTAAACGGGAAGaaatttgtcaatttttatGAAAACCTCACAGTACGGCCTCAAATGGCTCAAACAACGAAGTGTCCATTTTCATGCAAGACTCGTGTGGGATTCTATAAGCGCGAGCAAAACACACAAATCGTTTAGGCCCCGGAGGTCTAGGCCAAACCATCAACCATATTGATCTTAAATCGTGCTGGATACATGTTTCGCCAGCTATTTCAACTTTGTGTATTGAGTGCTCTTCCACCATCTTTTATCTAGGTCAAGCATATTCATCCAATATTTCGCATCAGCAAATTTTTGATGGCTTAGCCAAAGCAAGCGCGAGCGGGAAAAACGCACCACTCAGAAACGAAATTCATATGCCCAGTACATAATGAAAATTTGGATGCAGAGGACCACACAACGCGCAAATAAACCGTCCTGCTATTTTTGTTGCCGAACCTCATCTTGCGGACATGCACGTATACCGGACGTCACTTCACGTGTAAATAAATTAGAACGGAAAGCCATGACTTTCTTATGTAATCTTTATTCGTTTGGTCTTGGAGTTGTGTcttgtggtgtggttttgtcattatgtggtgaggttttATTGTGTGACGAGGTTTGATGGTTACGTGTTGTGTATCCATCATGatgtgttgaggtcttcttttgGCGTGCTGTGTTTACAGTTTGTGTGGTGAGGTTCTTTTATGACGGTCGAGTTTCTTCCTTCATGCGATTACAGCACGTCAAAAGAAGACCTGAACATATCATGATGGAAATACGACACGCAACCATCAACCTCGTCACATgatgacaaaaccacaccaaaTAATAATGTTGCCACAGGACACTATgaaacttcaagaccaaaagaataaagattacataagaaagttatggTTTCCCAGGTTATGTATGGATTGCTGGGCCGGTATTACGACAGGGGCACTATTAATTATGCCAATGTTTCGACCAGTAAGTATGACTGGTCTTCTTCAGGGCCATAATGAAAGGTACAAAGTGTTGCGGGGGCTCCCCTAATTCGATGGTTTTAAGTGCTTTCTTCAACAATGTTTGACCATTTAGCCACCGAACGTTTTGCGTGATTGAACACGATGTTGGATGAAAGTGTATAATCGTTTAGTCGCGGCCTTGCGCTTCCGTCGTCCGAATTTCCCAGACTAGTACCCAGTCGTTCCCTTTCCGCTCAGTTGAATGCCATGACGTCACCGAATGACATAACACAACCCTCCCTTGCTCTTACGTGTTCTTGGTGCCCGCTCGGGAGAGGGAGAACGCCTGCGGGACAAGGCTGTGAGTTTCCGTCTTATGAGCACGAAAGTTCTCACCGAGCCGCCATGCCGTTCATGCGAGTGATCTGTGATTCCGTAAGACAAGATAAGCCGCGAAGGTATCTAAATGTTCATTTTATACGGAAAGCTAGTGATTTCGCGTTGGCCGCGTCTCTTGTAAACGGCGATTGTTTTTCTCGTGTGAACGGTCGAGATACTCAGCAGTGAACAACATTTAAGATAAGCATGTTAGATCTTAtggcgatgtttctcgtgacgtcacccatagttattaatatgccaaccagaaccttattggctgttgaaacaatgacttactTTGTTcggtggttggcaaatttcaatataTCAAAAATAATGTGACGTCAACGTGTGTAAACAGGAAATATCGCTATCCAGCCGCATGCTTAATTCCACATAAAGCGGTGTTTTATCGTGCAAGTTTCAAATGTGAGCAAAACAGCGCTTGACATTCACGTAACGTACTCCGATTCAGTGTTCTGAACAGGCTGGGGACGGCATTGAGCCATTATAGGCttatctgtttttgtttttaagggGGAATCAAAGCTATACTATTTCGTCAAACGTTTTTCACTGGCGCCATAGCCCGCTTGTTGTGTGGAGGGTTAATTACTTTATCGATGCAGAGGTAGTTGCCCCCGCGGGGATTTAGCCTCGAGAGGAGGCATCATTGTAGCTTACGCGTATATAGAGTTACAGTGATATAGTATTACAAATGTAGTGTGcattacagtcgaacctcgattatccggactcgtccgGACCTCGGCaaatagtccggataatcgaaaatatgaatattaatgagataCAAAATGTAAGCAAAAGATATACAGCAAAGAAAACATCATGTTAATTGTGAAATCTACACAGCCTGTATGTGTTTACAACTGAAACATTGCGCTGCCTCTTTAGTCGATACTAGTTTCTCGTCCTCGCCCTCATCTTCCTCATCGCTACATACactttgaagaaaacaaacacgCTTGAACATTTTAGACCTTTGTAAATACAATGTACCTGAACTACATACACCTACAAAACAATTGAGCCAATCAGATCTCAGCTGAACGCATCAGACTATTTCTTTGTCTCGTCGCACTTGCGAATTTTGAAAAGCGCACAGGGTAATACGCTGTTTCAACAGTCTTTTGAAAGGACTATTGGGCTTTTTGCAacttttgagtttttaaaatcacaactaattaatattcatgaaaaaattgggaccagagaaaaaagtccggataatcgaggttcgactgtaccaGGAAAATTTCGACTTGAAAGCTGCAAGCGCGAACGGAATAACCGGGAAATGATGACGCTTTCATACCAATTGCCCGCAAGTAAGTCTTGGGTAGTGATGACGTAGAAGAGAATGGCCAAAGAACAACACCTAGCAATAATGACTAAACGGAGGAGCCAAAACAATGATGCCAGATATCCTTATAattataacaaaacaaaattaacactCGGATTTCACATCCACAACATGCTTCAAGTAATATCTCTTCAAGGTTGTCGCGCTACTCCACCTACTCTTATAAGTGAGTTCCTTTAGTGTTAATGAACTGTTGGGTGCAAATGTCTTCAAAAAACCGTAAGATTTGGTTCACATCCCAAATGCCATGTAGCTTCTTAGAAGGTGGCTTTTTCTGAAACGCTCCTTTTAAAAATCTACAGACTACCGGGTGCTGGCCCACTGGCAACCCATTAACTAAAATAATACAAGCAAGAGCTGATCTCGCCGAGTTAAGGGCAGAATAGAAAAAAATTAGGACAGCCGAAGAAGCCCATACAGAACTCGAGAACGGCCGTCAGATCCGGTGAACAAGGAGCAATCTGCCTTGAACTACTGAACAAAgcccatttttttaaaaagcctGCGTACTGTTTCTGAGTAGCTGGCCGCCATGAGCTGAGGAGAACATCAGTAACGTGCTCCGAAAAGCCCTGTTCTCTATAGGATTGCCTGACACAGGACATGCCATCCAACTGAGACGACCCCGCAGGTTATGCATTTTGGGGCCCGACGGGTGGATTAGAAGATCGCTCTGAGCAGTCCACACCATCACCACTAGCCGACCTGACAACATTTGCAGAAGACGAGTGTACCACGTCTGAAAGGGCCAGGCTGGCACCAACAGAGCTCCTTGGGCTTGATCCAATTCCACCCTGTCGAGGCACCGTTGAATGAGACTACACGGTGGAAAGCTTAAAAGTATTCCCCATGCCAAGATCTACTAAAAGCATCCACAAAGGGAGCCCTAGCGTCCGGTCTCCATGAGGCAAACCTGGGAAGCTGAACATTAAGGGTTGTCGCAAAGAAATCAATGCTCAAACCCGGATACAAGACACAAAGTTTAGAAATATCTCCCTCTTCAGCATCCACTCATGGTCTGAACGATGCTCCCTGGACAATCTGTAAGGCAACATCAGAAACACACCGAACGCACCAACCAGAGTCACTGGCATCCGTGTGAAACACAAGGGAACATGGCGCATGTTTAATTATACGACAAAGGTGGCTATCAATATTCAGCCACCAATTCAGCTCACACTTAGCCGCTTCAGACAAGTGCATGAGGCTATCATAATCACCGTGACTCCTACTTAGGGCTTGAATCTTATCCCGTTCAAGGTGACGATAGTGCAAACGTCCAAATTCAACACAGGGCAAAGAAGACACAATCTAACCAATAACCTGTGCTGCAAACCTGATGATCAGGTTTCTCTTTTCAAGAGCTTTGAGACACAGCAATTTCAGCTTGGCCTTCTTCTCCTGGGTCAAGGAAACTGTCATCAGTGCTAGAAATAACAGTcagtcatcggacattgtccgaccaaattttgaaaatgtccggccaatttcacattatgatcggacatgctgaccgaacatctcaccagcacatcttgagttatcttcttcaaggtgttgtcagtcaataaattatgtccggtgcaatttgtcaaatgtccgaccaaaatgaagatctgaaaggacatatgtcctgtgaataaagaaaaattatttccagcactggtCATGGTCACGGAATCTATCCGAAACCCCAGAGAGATCAACGACTGGGACAGAACCAGAACCGACTTCCCAGAGTGCAGGGTGAATCCCAACTTGAGGAAAAGGAGGATAGCTTTTCTCAAATTCTCGTGACATTCCTCATAGCTACTCCCCAGCACGAAAAAATCATTTATATAACCAGAAATGGTGCAACCTTTCTGCCGCAAGTGAGCCGAAGGGGGTTTCATAAGCTTAGTAAAAATCCTGGGGGAACTGGACAAACCCATGGGCAAAGCATTAAACTCATATAGCCCGGTACCCCAacggaattttaaaaaaacttccGGTGCTCTCTGCAGCAATAGGCACCGAATAATAGGCATGCTTAAGGTCTAGAGATGAAAAAAAAGTCCCCAGGAGAAATCGTCTTAACAACTGAACTCAAAGTATCCATCTTAAAATGACGGTACAAAACTCACCGATTGAGTATCCTTGGCCGCCATATTTGCCCAGCAGAACACTTCATCTATGTTGTATTCATTTTTAACCTGCAAAAATGAAATCGTCGTGCGCACGCGCTCGCCACCGTTCACGCATGTCGCATTCACACGTGCAATATGCTGACcgcaaataatttattttcaattaaattatttttttgttaagcTGTTTATGCTCTTTTAGTAACAGCCCCTGCGCAGCAGGTTGATGTAAGTCACTCTTcaaagagcagttttcaatcgagtgtctaCAACCAAAAccttggtcaatcaaaaaggacgaagacaatccagtaaaccaatcaaaactcgaagtaattacacgtacccgacgcaaagcgcgggaaaacgtgcacgcgcgagccacgattggttttggtttcacttctgattggttgaaaaaatggcgcgagaactttgaaccaatcactgagtgaagtagagcggttttcgaatgagtgtggtaaaaccaaaaccaaagtaattactttggccaatcaaaaaggacggagaccatccagtaaaccaatcaaacctcgacgtaattacacgtagccgtcacaaagcgcgggaaaatgtgcacgcgcgagccacaattggttttggtttcacttctgattggttaaaaaaagtggcgtgagaactttgaaccaatcactgagtgaagtaatcataaaccaaagcaattaactaattactttcgacactcaattgaaaaccgctctaatgcaaaaccaaagtcattatctaattactttcggcactcaattgaaaaccactctaagctTTTAGTTACTTGTTAGTGTCCATTCTGGGAGTACATAGTCATAGTGTCTACTTGAGTTCAAACTTGGGCCGACAAAAGACGTAGACTTTTTAATTATAGAATCTACACGTTCATTTCGGCAGTGTCAGAGAGCGCCCTGGTGAATGGGGGAGACATGAAAGTAAGAAAGTTTAAgtcttttaaaataatattagttTTCAGACGATGAAGTCTGAATGCTGTCATGGCCGAGTGGCTTTATTTGACTTGAGATCTTGATAGCGCAGGTTCAAGTCCTGGTGAGTTGTATATGTGAAATCATAACAGGATGTTTTACTTTTCTGTTGTCACGGTCTCTCATTTTTATTGAACAAATTGGTGGAAAGCAATGTTATTAGCTAACCAATTATAGCATTCAGCGGAAAAAACTCGTTCAAAATCAGAGTCACAACCAGCTGTATATTATTATTTggtcaaaataattattgcaaaaaatTCCATACCCAGAAAAGATGGCCCACaatacccctccactccccaATCAAAAATTAAGGAGGCCGTCCCTTGTTTATAAAGAAATTGCTAATTAAATGCAAGCCTTTGCTGCAGCCCCAGGGATGACGTAAAGACCAAAAGACAGCGGTGGTAGGATAATAGGCTTCGATGTTCTAGCGGGAACGAGGTCGGGCAGCGTGTGATCATTCACCAGTTCGAGAACTCTTCCATTCAGGGTAACTGATctgcaacaaagaaaaaaggTACTTCAGGAGGTAAATCAGTATGTAAAATGACAAATGGGTTTCATGACCGAGGGTTAAGTCCTTTAATTCGCAATCGGAAGAATATGTAGGTACAAACAGATAAAATCGGCGATTTCAACTATGAAGCTGAACAGTGCATTGTGTATCTGTTGATCAAATGAAGTGGCTAAAAAGCTCGGAAGGAAATGTTGAGCAAATGTCAACATATTTAGGCTCAAGTGGAAATGACACCATTTTGTGCAGACCTGTCCAATGtcgttgttctttttttttttggtttgctgGTGTACATCCTACACTTGCTACATATATAGAATAACCTGACGGTAGGAGTAAACGCCACCGCAAAAGAGGAAACATTGTTGTGcaagcaaatgtttccccgtTTGTGGCCtcaggaaacatttgttgtggAAGCAAAACTgtttctgaattttttcagcaacattttgctttctcaccaaatgtttcctcgtttgctcACCTGGGACGCATTTCAGGAAACAAcgtttccgcaacaatgtttcctcctTTGCGGGGGCCTTAATAATATGCCACAAGATGTTAACCTGCACAGTTTCTGGACATTcttccctttaaaaaaaaagaaatcttctTTGGGCTCAGGAATTGAAAATCTCAAAAAAAAGTTATTATTGTCACATAGGGAAGCCGAATGAATTGTTGCAACGTAACAAAAAAATTCACACAAATACGTTCTCTGAAGAATTGCGTTTAGAACTAAAGGGTTTCTGTATTCAGGTCAGAAAGTGAAACAGGGACTCTCTTCCGAACTCGATGCGAAACGAGAGTGACTATATACACTTTCGAAACGTCCCACTAAGTCTGATTGAACAACAACAGGAACAAGATTGCGCAACAAGAATGCAACAACAAAGTTCCAAGTTTGCAGTATAAAATCTCAATTTGAACTGAGCCTAATGTGAAAAAAGTCGAGGCCTAACGTGAAAACAAGCGGGTCTCAAGCAGTCGCGACGAAGCCTAAAAAACCACTGGCGCAACTCGGTGTGGAAATGGAATCATTTCAAAAGCAACAATGAATGCAATAAATGTAGATATTTAAAATGTGGATTATTGTGaccctcgcacttatctggagaATTTAAGATATTGTTTCTTATAAagacctgaaaatttcaggtatAGCTttaacaggattcgaacccttgacctctgcgatgctggcgAAATGCTCTACCAATTccgctatgaagccactcagatGGGGAAAGGTCAATTTGCTTGGGTCATGTGTTCCCGTCAAAGGTGTCTataagaaacaattgcttaaattgtccactaGATAAATGCGAGGATTGCTTCGAAATTATCCCATCCTACAATCTTATCAGTGCTAGAACATTGTCGGAATCCATCGCATTCACATTACGTCGACCTACAGGTCGATCTACAGGTTGATCTACAGGTACCGCTTAGTTtttcaaaagagagaaaaatatTCCATGATGTAATAACAAGACGAAGCTTATCGTTTGCCATTTTACGTAAAACGCAAAGCCACATCTCTTTAATCTCCACGGCACGCAAACAATAAGCCGCTGGTAACGCTTttagacaaaataataataattttaactATAACAATCAACGGTaaaagacaacgtttcgaccGTACTTCGGTTATTATTAAGTGAATGGTAGAATTGAAACATTGAAcacatatatatttatataagaAGTATAAAAAGATTTGCAGGTATAAACGGACAATAAAAacatacaaagaaaaaaaaaataaaagctaataaaaaaCCGTAGCACGAAATGAGTCCGATTGCACATTCAGAGTAGGTCTTAACTCatgaataaaaaacatttcacagacgaggcagtcaaatttgttcgtgcacttcattaaaacactaaaattctTCGTAAGAtcttgaactttatttaaagtcggtgcccactaattcaaaggtatttttgccctggtttatgattatgcaggaaatgtagatcttaacaggtgttatccaaagagaaaattggggtaaccacgcatttttcacagacaattcatgaataataattatttgtgaaaaatataaagcaatgtatggagtcCTTTCTAAAATTAAACCTTAATTATCtcaaaaaaatgcatggttacacccaattttctttttggataccaagagtatttactaagatctactttctccggatagttttaaaaccCGCAAAAATATCCGTGTATTCGTATGCATCACCTATAGGAAACCCTAGTATCTCGAGTTGCGCAGAacctatgcgcaataacaatagtaggcaccgtcctaaaatgtcaagtgtatttagcgtCGAGACGCTAATTGGGGAAACTGCAgttgtacagaaatcaaatcagaaGCTGCTTTATGGCGAAAGGGGGAAAACGGAATAGCCGGGGGAAAACGGAGTAGCCGGAGGAAAACTTCCCGAAGCAGGTTTacaagagaaccaacaaactcaactcacatatgacgccgagtctgggaatcgaacccgggccacattggttgggCGGTGAGTGCTGCACCACCCCTGCTTCGGATCCAGACATAAACCTGAAGATCTCCAGCGATTCCAACACCATTACAACGCTACGGTGCACGTTCCTCTAAAAGTGATCTGCATTCCAAATGCCCCGATGCCTCACTACTAATTACAATTCTCGTACTGTTTCACCTACTTAGAGGTTAGGTCACCGTTCGTCGCCATCAACAAATACTCTTCAATATCCTTTCCTTGGAGACCTCCAGTCAGTTTTAACTCAACCGGATCATGTACGTTAACATTCAAAGCAAGGAGAGTGATGGAACCCGAGGGATATTTCCTGAGACAAAAAAGACAGGTAAAAAGCTTACTTCAGCAATTGAATAAAGCGGTTTTCAGATGAATGCAGTGAAACCAAAAGGGAGGGAAATTTCTTGGATGATCAGAGCTGACGCAACCATCAAATAAGCCAATCATCCCGCAAGGCTGACGCATGAAGGTGACGTAAGCGCGGGAAAGGCGCGCAAACTACGAGTGATTTAATTCTGCTTCAAATTAGTCATGAAGGTGACAcgagatttttaagccaattACCAAGAGCAATTACGCAGGCAGAGACACTCAAAATCGCTTGATGCATCAGCAGACAGCTATGACGAAACACAACACAGAAGAGATCGGAGAGGACTAAAAATCGTCCAAAACGTTCTCTGGTGGCAACAGTACGACGCGCAGCTctgaaacattttaaaataagcTTTTGTACAATGAATTCCAACCCTAGCCCTACTCACTACAAAAGCACGGTTTGTTCACTTGTTTCAGTAATAGGTCAAATTTCTACGCTTGTTGCTTGTATTTGTTg containing:
- the LOC138006688 gene encoding NACHT, LRR and PYD domains-containing protein 12-like — protein: MDNLPQIALRSQTICGGIHLLVFLISWPFVIGLFKDYFNNDGGQTFNCVPKPSDYTQQRCYDSYTVALSPLLIPVDFAAIAYSALGFFWALFILRSAMILRRIKRERIEGLRKHHTRRLLHTSLYHVSIQILLLSVMLGIFCCYQTIPIPKEYRCYQTNTTVSSSREANLITCNDLQYRQKTSLNVAIIVIMSLSLFLSVVTFVHLLTTRNKFLEELIGDVLNPEEETNAPLVNTEGVETEPILIVNDYITAMKTSIKCQTEFQPKLMDLPNISRMKTDDIFIELLMQYGRQSLQEEKHAQDRNGRLSRYGKVTGTPVHLCREIFIGEPNSEENPKSILVCGKAGIGKSLFCQKLIRDWAYDKLFQANETEEVPDFKFVYLLTFRQLNLLGDEPINLKELLGRSSILDEQASLDDTLFEFIMSHPEEVLIIIDGFDECSKKNFVTSLSHERYSNSADEKMPAAALCAKLMRGHLLRESVLMITSRPNESDQLKGIHFDRNVEITGFSEQQVLDYIEKYFQENESMKSVVLEHISRNKDLVSFAHIPVLCALMCCYMEYILTESNDTCNLPVSKSDLYHAVVTTYQQKHDKERKVSTLDKLSEIAAQFLLEKKFLFVDEDLETLSSQEIEALKTSGLLHCGPSFRVSFAQTIKYFSFAHLTLQEYLAACWFVKRREIPLKGSVSAEVVQFMAGILSKDKDSNFMEKLLQEVPFSSESQACLIRAKCLVEYGDKEFARNSITNFSHLYPLHFEEINDVDCLAVSFLLDIMSASIEEISTTTKRTKAWKHRYRCMYRSLHITSSTLQPQGVKRIWESLKNDSCPVRKLHLSDFRLVHKDSSAECMTEAFSKLTELFICDKDFGEVAVFTLFSALKSRNCNLSTLSIRHNHMSNIRFAILCQVLQDPGCKVTTLSLSDCFINDALLETLSEALSAPTCGITALNLGNNVITDAGVARLSQALQEPSCKVTSVDLSTNRITSNGVATLSEALRAPSCKVTVVNLRGNLFVDAGTAKLCEAFVERTCNVTTVNLRGNRITDAGAFSLSQALQSPFCKVTFLDLTGNQITDTGVEAICQAFQAPNCKITFVNLTGNRITDAGVASLSHALQTPSCKLTILNLRGNRITDAGVASLSQALSAESCKLTELDLTGIKITDVGVASLCRALQVVSSKLTQVNLTGNRITDAGVIGLCQALQAPNNKVTTLDLTGIPITDEGILGLCQALQSQSCKLRTVNLTGKGITDAGFASLCQALQVPSCQVTTLNLQGNQSHERSMTISKITHARKLQNESSQAAAFLRSERP